From one Rhodanobacteraceae bacterium genomic stretch:
- a CDS encoding AraC family transcriptional regulator, whose amino-acid sequence MLQPELLPAGLRAATGSALPVLLYLFFARSRPDAPSWQVRDALHALPLLSVVVLVAMPGAGWRIDAALLLIELLYALAILSSDRRDPGSAWRRLARQVAASFLIAMAACDVWIGWDLAQGAPLGWSVSLTVALVMSALCVSALFVVAWRDPEWLVRLRDAARDARVPTPSAPAPAEDSDVDRRLCDRLDTLFQTTRCYAEFGIGLDDVARKLGVSSRQLSAAVNRIHRRGFRTLLNDYRVEDAARQLADEALAARAITEVMFDAGFQTKSSFNKEFIARRAVAPSQYRRNLGGSGTDAPSGSA is encoded by the coding sequence TTGCTGCAACCCGAACTGCTCCCGGCCGGCCTGCGCGCGGCGACCGGCTCGGCGCTGCCGGTGCTGCTGTACCTGTTCTTCGCCCGCAGCCGCCCCGATGCCCCCTCTTGGCAAGTGCGCGATGCTCTCCACGCGCTGCCGCTGCTGTCCGTGGTTGTGCTGGTGGCGATGCCGGGCGCCGGTTGGCGCATCGACGCCGCGCTGCTCCTGATCGAACTGCTTTATGCGTTGGCGATCCTCAGCAGTGATCGCCGCGACCCAGGCAGTGCCTGGCGTCGGCTGGCGAGGCAGGTGGCGGCGAGCTTTCTGATCGCCATGGCCGCCTGCGATGTCTGGATCGGCTGGGATCTGGCGCAAGGCGCGCCGCTGGGCTGGAGCGTCAGCCTGACAGTCGCGCTCGTCATGTCGGCGCTGTGCGTGAGTGCGCTGTTCGTGGTGGCATGGCGCGACCCGGAATGGTTGGTGCGTCTGCGCGATGCGGCGCGAGACGCCCGGGTCCCGACGCCATCTGCGCCGGCTCCCGCCGAGGATTCGGATGTAGATCGACGACTTTGCGATCGACTCGACACGTTGTTCCAGACCACGCGCTGCTATGCCGAGTTTGGAATCGGCTTGGATGATGTGGCAAGAAAGCTCGGCGTATCGTCGCGACAACTGTCGGCCGCGGTCAATCGCATCCATCGCCGCGGATTCCGGACCCTGCTCAACGATTACCGCGTGGAGGATGCGGCGCGGCAACTGGCCGACGAAGCGTTGGCCGCAAGAGCGATCACCGAGGTGATGTTCGATGCCGGTTTCCAGACCAAGTCCAGCTTCAACAAGGAGTTCATCGCGCGCCGCGCAGTTGCGCCGAG